From Ramlibacter tataouinensis, the proteins below share one genomic window:
- a CDS encoding LysR family transcriptional regulator: MDKFRALETFVAIVDKGSLTAAADAMDSSLPAVVRQLAALEAQVGVRLLNRTTRRLSLTEDGRLYLERVRRILADMDEADRSLLASSTQVDEPSGTVSVTAPVLFGHMHVAPAVARFLQRYPKMRVNLALFDRVVDIVHEGHDLAVRIAHLADSSLVAQPVGKIGLVVAASPDWLRRHGVPRHPRELAKVNCIIGADGRQWNFADEDGKPFSVPVQGNFECNLGAPRLEACAAGLGPSRFQSYQVVQHVRDQRLRVVLQRFQEPARNVSIVYPSARLLPLRTRVFIEWLKSELQATLTQQPQPPQPPQPPQQNSLAGHKLRAGAAQ; the protein is encoded by the coding sequence ATGGACAAGTTCAGGGCACTCGAAACCTTCGTGGCCATCGTCGACAAGGGCAGCCTCACTGCGGCGGCAGACGCCATGGATTCCTCGCTTCCTGCCGTGGTGCGGCAGCTCGCCGCGCTGGAAGCCCAGGTCGGCGTGAGGCTGCTCAACCGCACCACGCGGCGCCTGTCGCTTACCGAAGACGGGCGGCTGTACCTGGAGCGTGTGCGCCGCATCCTGGCCGACATGGATGAGGCCGACCGTTCGCTGCTGGCGAGCAGTACCCAGGTGGACGAACCCAGCGGCACGGTGAGCGTGACCGCCCCGGTGCTGTTCGGCCACATGCACGTCGCGCCGGCGGTGGCGCGCTTCCTCCAGCGTTACCCGAAGATGCGGGTGAATCTCGCGCTGTTCGATCGCGTGGTCGATATCGTGCACGAGGGCCACGACCTCGCGGTGCGCATTGCCCACCTCGCCGATTCGAGCCTGGTGGCGCAGCCGGTCGGGAAGATCGGCCTCGTGGTGGCAGCCAGTCCCGACTGGCTCCGCCGCCACGGCGTGCCACGGCACCCGCGCGAACTGGCCAAGGTCAACTGCATCATCGGCGCGGACGGCCGGCAGTGGAACTTCGCCGATGAAGATGGCAAACCGTTCTCGGTGCCGGTGCAAGGCAACTTCGAGTGCAACCTGGGCGCGCCACGCCTCGAAGCCTGCGCCGCGGGGCTGGGGCCGAGCCGCTTCCAGTCCTACCAGGTCGTACAGCATGTGCGCGACCAGCGGCTGCGTGTGGTGCTGCAGCGCTTCCAGGAGCCTGCCCGCAACGTGAGCATCGTCTACCCGAGCGCGCGCCTGTTACCGCTGCGCACGCGCGTTTTCATCGAGTGGTTGAAGAGTGAATTGCAGGCGACGCTGACGCAGCAGCCGCAGCCGCCGCAGCCGCCGCAGCCGCCGCAGCAGAATTCCCTCGCTGGCCACAAGCTTCGTGCAGGTGCCGCACAATGA
- a CDS encoding glutathione S-transferase family protein encodes MATPSTAQPARPIKLYRYDLSGHSHRAELFLNLLRLPYESIDIDLRAKAQKRPEFLALNVFGQVPVIDDAGTVVPDSNAILTYLALKYGAPHWLPREPLGAAQVQRWLSVAAGQLASTAARARVLRVFELPGDGSVEIAGAKALFAVVEETFGDRRPFLIGSDPTIADVALYSYTAHAPEGNVPLEPYPALCAWLGRIEALPGFVPMRASAVGLRAVA; translated from the coding sequence ATGGCCACACCATCCACAGCGCAGCCCGCGCGCCCCATCAAGCTTTACCGCTACGACCTATCGGGCCACTCCCACCGCGCAGAGCTGTTCCTCAACCTGCTGCGACTGCCGTACGAAAGCATCGACATCGACTTGCGCGCCAAGGCACAGAAGCGCCCGGAATTCCTGGCGCTCAACGTCTTCGGGCAGGTGCCGGTGATCGACGACGCGGGCACCGTGGTGCCCGACTCGAACGCCATCCTCACCTACCTGGCGCTGAAGTACGGTGCGCCTCACTGGTTGCCGCGCGAGCCCTTGGGCGCGGCGCAGGTCCAGCGCTGGCTGTCAGTTGCCGCCGGGCAACTGGCCTCCACGGCGGCGCGGGCGCGCGTGCTCAGGGTGTTCGAGCTGCCGGGCGATGGCAGCGTCGAAATCGCCGGCGCGAAGGCCCTGTTTGCCGTCGTGGAAGAGACATTCGGCGATCGGCGCCCCTTCCTCATAGGCAGCGACCCGACGATCGCCGACGTGGCGCTCTACAGCTACACGGCGCATGCACCGGAAGGCAACGTGCCGCTCGAGCCTTACCCTGCACTGTGCGCGTGGCTGGGCCGCATCGAGGCACTGCCGGGGTTCGTGCCGATGCGGGCCAGCGCCGTCGGCCTGCGCGCGGTCGCGTGA
- the folD gene encoding bifunctional methylenetetrahydrofolate dehydrogenase/methenyltetrahydrofolate cyclohydrolase FolD, which yields MTAQLIDGNALARQIRAEVAGRTEGLKARGVQPQLSIILVGEDPASQVYTRHKVNDSTETGLSATLETYPASLSEEDLLARVRALNADPKVHGILVQLPLPKHMDSQKVIETISPTKDVDGFHVASAGALMVGRPGFWPCTPYGCMKMLESIGYELRGKHAVVIGRSNIVGKPMAMMLLGKNATVTMCHSATRDLKALTLQADVVVAAVGKRNVLTADMVKPGAVVIDVGMNRNDEGKLCGDVDFEGVKQVAGWITPVPGGVGPMTRAMLLVNTLEAAERASP from the coding sequence ATGACCGCCCAACTCATCGACGGCAACGCGCTGGCCCGGCAGATCCGCGCCGAAGTGGCAGGCCGCACCGAAGGCCTGAAGGCCCGCGGCGTCCAGCCGCAGCTGTCCATCATCCTGGTGGGCGAAGACCCGGCCAGCCAGGTCTACACCCGGCACAAGGTCAACGACAGCACCGAAACTGGCCTGTCGGCCACGCTGGAAACCTATCCGGCCAGCCTGTCCGAGGAGGACCTGCTCGCGCGCGTCCGGGCGCTCAACGCCGACCCCAAGGTCCACGGCATCCTGGTGCAGCTGCCCCTGCCCAAGCACATGGATTCGCAAAAGGTCATCGAGACCATCTCGCCGACCAAGGACGTGGATGGTTTCCACGTCGCCAGCGCCGGGGCGCTGATGGTGGGCCGGCCCGGGTTCTGGCCCTGCACGCCCTATGGCTGCATGAAGATGCTCGAGTCGATCGGCTACGAGCTGCGCGGCAAGCACGCGGTCGTCATCGGCCGCAGCAACATCGTCGGCAAGCCCATGGCCATGATGCTGCTGGGAAAGAATGCCACCGTGACCATGTGCCACAGCGCCACCCGCGACCTCAAGGCGCTCACCCTGCAGGCCGACGTGGTCGTGGCCGCCGTCGGCAAGCGCAACGTGCTGACGGCCGACATGGTCAAGCCCGGCGCGGTGGTGATCGACGTGGGCATGAACCGCAACGACGAAGGCAAGCTCTGTGGCGACGTCGATTTCGAGGGCGTCAAGCAGGTTGCCGGTTGGATCACGCCCGTGCCCGGCGGGGTCGGGCCGATGACGCGGGCGATGCTTCTGGTCAACACCCTCGAGGCGGCCGAGCGGGCGAGCCCCTGA
- a CDS encoding response regulator transcription factor — MSLIPKKGTVYVVDDDEAVRDSLQWLLEGKDYRVRCFDSAESFLSRYDPREVACLIVDIRMGGMTGLELQDRLIERKSPLPIVFITGHGDVPMAVNTMKKGAMDFIQKPFKEDELVSLVERMLEHAKGAFAEYQSAASRDALLSKLTSREAQVLERIVAGRLNKQIADDLGISIKTVEAHRANIMEKLNANTVADLLKIALGQNASKT, encoded by the coding sequence ATGAGCTTGATTCCCAAAAAAGGCACGGTCTATGTGGTGGACGACGACGAGGCCGTGCGCGACTCGCTGCAATGGCTGCTCGAAGGCAAGGACTATCGCGTCCGCTGCTTCGACTCCGCCGAATCCTTCCTTTCCCGCTACGACCCGCGCGAGGTCGCCTGCCTGATCGTCGACATCCGCATGGGCGGCATGACCGGCCTGGAACTGCAGGACCGCCTGATCGAGCGCAAGTCGCCGCTGCCCATCGTCTTCATCACCGGCCACGGCGACGTGCCCATGGCGGTGAACACCATGAAGAAGGGCGCCATGGATTTCATCCAGAAGCCCTTCAAGGAAGACGAGCTGGTCAGCCTGGTCGAGCGCATGCTGGAGCACGCCAAGGGCGCCTTTGCCGAATACCAGAGCGCCGCCAGCCGCGACGCCCTGCTGTCCAAGCTCACGAGCCGCGAGGCCCAGGTGCTCGAGCGCATCGTCGCCGGGCGCCTGAACAAGCAGATCGCCGACGACCTGGGCATCAGCATCAAGACGGTGGAGGCGCACCGTGCCAACATCATGGAAAAGCTGAATGCCAACACCGTGGCCGACCTGCTGAAGATCGCCCTCGGGCAGAACGCCTCCAAGACCTGA
- a CDS encoding PAS domain S-box protein: MQDSVLSSEIHDPAAPAHYWQRWWKGQTPGRQDRFAMLAPLVAVLLFLAAIVSAFGYLRLEEMDREQEAVKRDIEYAQQRVRLRLLERQEQLMRIARDVSNKDVDPEEFMGRAESMVVQYAELQAVSWIDEKRRIIASYAAPSVSNHQLRVAGEVLRPGETETMFGLVRDLQQPVYAQPVASSDANGLLQLHIPLANQGRFGGVILAEYSIDGLLRHGVPAEVSAKYAVALLDGKGRVLAGTSVPARNAATHLLPWAAQNNEYEVPVSPVGNGLLIRGQAYRTSLGVIGSGLFWLVGVLSAMTAWMLIGNWRHTRRRMQAQLALIAETNFRRAMENSMLTGMRALDMQGRITYVNAAFCQMTGWSEAELVGRTPPFPYWPEEDRELLAARLDDEIHGRAAPSGIQVRVKRKEGSLFDARLYVSPLIDAKGHQAGWMTSMTDITEPNRIREQLSASYERFTTVLEALDASVSVAPLGSEELLFANKLYRQWFGVQTVGHLQMVAQAGVPEHPRSDESLDDVDSFVGLPTGALTTARSENAEIYVPELGKWLEVRSRYLNWVDGRLAQMVIATDITQRRHAEEQSAAQAERAQAASRLVTMGEMASSVAHELNQPLTAINNYCHGLVSRIKRKQISDEDLLAALEKTARQAQRAGQIIQRIRSFVKRSEPNRTLADIAQMVNEAVELAEIELRRRNVRLTHYVAARLPQVMVDPILIEQVLVNLLKNAAESIDNARRPAARRGVELRVIPQQVDEQQVIEFSVTDTGQGLSPEVMERLYEAFFSTKVEGMGIGLNLCRTIVESHQGRMQAENIYNGADVAGCRFSFWVPVSGATNNIAKKDAGVAV; this comes from the coding sequence ATGCAAGATTCCGTCCTCAGCTCCGAAATCCACGATCCGGCCGCGCCTGCACACTACTGGCAACGCTGGTGGAAGGGCCAGACCCCCGGCCGCCAGGACCGGTTCGCCATGCTGGCTCCGCTGGTCGCGGTGCTGCTTTTCCTCGCCGCCATCGTTTCGGCCTTCGGCTACCTGCGGCTGGAAGAAATGGACCGTGAGCAGGAGGCTGTCAAGCGCGACATCGAATACGCGCAGCAGCGCGTGCGCCTGCGCCTGCTGGAGCGGCAAGAGCAGCTGATGCGCATCGCCCGCGACGTCTCCAACAAGGACGTCGACCCCGAGGAGTTCATGGGCCGGGCGGAATCCATGGTGGTCCAGTACGCCGAGCTGCAGGCCGTGAGCTGGATTGATGAAAAGCGGCGGATCATCGCCAGCTACGCCGCGCCCAGCGTCTCGAACCACCAGTTGCGCGTGGCGGGCGAGGTGCTGCGCCCCGGCGAAACCGAGACCATGTTCGGCCTGGTGCGCGACCTGCAGCAGCCGGTGTACGCGCAGCCGGTGGCCAGCTCCGATGCCAACGGGTTGCTGCAACTGCACATCCCGCTGGCCAACCAGGGGCGTTTCGGCGGCGTCATCCTCGCCGAGTACTCGATCGACGGGCTGCTGCGCCACGGCGTGCCCGCCGAAGTGTCGGCCAAGTACGCGGTGGCCTTGCTGGACGGCAAGGGCCGCGTGCTCGCGGGAACCTCGGTGCCTGCCCGCAACGCGGCCACGCACCTCCTGCCCTGGGCGGCGCAGAACAACGAATACGAAGTTCCGGTCTCGCCGGTGGGCAACGGCCTCCTGATTCGCGGACAGGCCTACCGGACCTCGCTCGGCGTGATCGGCAGCGGCCTGTTCTGGCTGGTCGGCGTGCTGTCGGCCATGACGGCCTGGATGCTGATCGGCAACTGGCGGCACACGCGACGCCGCATGCAGGCGCAGCTGGCGCTGATCGCCGAGACCAACTTCCGCCGGGCGATGGAGAACTCCATGCTGACCGGCATGCGCGCGCTGGACATGCAGGGCCGGATCACCTACGTGAACGCGGCCTTCTGCCAGATGACCGGCTGGAGCGAGGCCGAACTGGTCGGCCGCACCCCGCCCTTCCCCTATTGGCCCGAGGAAGACCGCGAGCTGCTGGCGGCACGGCTGGACGACGAGATCCACGGCCGCGCCGCGCCCAGTGGCATCCAGGTGCGCGTCAAGCGCAAGGAAGGCTCGCTGTTCGACGCCCGGCTGTACGTGTCGCCGCTGATCGACGCCAAGGGCCACCAGGCCGGCTGGATGACCTCGATGACCGACATCACCGAGCCGAACCGCATCCGCGAGCAGCTTTCCGCCTCGTACGAGCGCTTCACCACCGTGCTCGAGGCCCTCGACGCCTCGGTGTCGGTGGCGCCCCTGGGCAGCGAGGAACTGCTGTTCGCCAACAAGCTGTACCGGCAATGGTTCGGAGTGCAGACCGTGGGCCACCTGCAGATGGTCGCCCAGGCCGGCGTGCCCGAGCACCCGCGCAGCGACGAATCGCTGGACGACGTGGATTCGTTCGTCGGCCTGCCCACCGGGGCCCTGACCACCGCCCGCTCCGAGAATGCGGAAATCTACGTGCCCGAGCTGGGCAAGTGGCTGGAAGTGCGCTCGCGTTACCTCAATTGGGTGGACGGGCGCCTCGCCCAGATGGTGATCGCCACCGACATCACGCAGCGGCGCCATGCCGAGGAGCAGTCCGCCGCCCAGGCTGAGCGCGCCCAGGCCGCCAGCCGCCTGGTCACCATGGGTGAGATGGCCTCCAGCGTGGCGCACGAGCTGAACCAGCCGCTCACCGCCATCAACAACTACTGCCACGGCCTGGTGTCGCGCATCAAGCGCAAGCAGATCAGCGACGAGGACCTGCTGGCGGCGCTGGAGAAGACCGCGCGCCAGGCCCAGCGCGCGGGCCAGATCATCCAGCGCATCCGCTCCTTCGTGAAGCGCAGCGAGCCGAACCGCACACTCGCCGACATCGCCCAGATGGTGAACGAGGCGGTCGAACTGGCCGAGATCGAGCTGCGCCGCCGCAACGTCCGGCTCACGCACTACGTGGCCGCGCGCCTGCCCCAGGTGATGGTGGACCCGATCCTGATCGAGCAGGTCTTGGTGAACCTGCTGAAGAACGCAGCGGAGTCGATCGACAACGCGCGGCGGCCGGCGGCCCGCCGGGGCGTGGAATTGCGCGTCATCCCGCAGCAGGTCGACGAGCAGCAGGTGATCGAATTCTCTGTGACCGACACCGGCCAGGGCCTTTCGCCGGAAGTGATGGAACGGCTCTACGAGGCCTTCTTTTCGACCAAGGTCGAAGGCATGGGCATCGGCCTGAATCTATGCCGCACCATCGTTGAATCGCACCAGGGGCGGATGCAGGCTGAGAACATCTACAATGGCGCCGACGTTGCCGGCTGCCGTTTCTCCTTTTGGGTTCCGGTCTCCGGCGCTACCAACAACATAGCGAAGAAGGACGCCGGAGTCGCGGTATGA
- a CDS encoding pyridoxamine 5'-phosphate oxidase family protein, which yields MSQLSGWPHPGVAPFHAGERAAQARTGVAERMAEIGHRAMRGAMPQQHRDFFPLLHFVALGAVDAQSQPWATLLARETPGFVFAPDEATLQVDALPPADDPLADLLNVGASLGLLGIELPTRRRNRANGHVTVRTDKGFSLAVLQSFGNCPKYIQTRELLPPAWPRQAPAATRRGRQLDAGMRALVNAADTFFIATHAAGEGPNGGSDVSHRGGRPGFVRVSDDGRSLTWPDFTGNSFFNTLGNLLAQPQAGLVVPDFTTGGLLHIAGRAEVMWEGPQVRAFAGAQRLVTLDVDEALFRPAVLPWRWDLVEQSRALEGTGTW from the coding sequence ATGTCGCAACTTTCCGGTTGGCCGCACCCGGGCGTCGCGCCTTTCCATGCCGGTGAACGCGCGGCACAGGCCAGGACCGGCGTCGCCGAACGCATGGCCGAAATCGGCCATCGCGCGATGCGCGGCGCGATGCCGCAGCAGCATCGTGATTTCTTTCCCCTGCTGCATTTCGTGGCGCTGGGTGCGGTCGATGCACAGAGCCAGCCGTGGGCGACACTGTTGGCGCGCGAGACCCCCGGCTTTGTGTTTGCGCCTGACGAAGCCACCTTGCAGGTGGATGCCCTGCCCCCGGCCGATGACCCGCTCGCGGACCTGTTGAACGTGGGGGCATCGCTCGGCCTGCTGGGCATCGAACTGCCGACACGCCGGCGCAACCGCGCCAATGGCCATGTGACCGTGCGCACGGACAAGGGGTTCTCGCTGGCCGTGCTGCAAAGTTTCGGAAACTGCCCGAAGTACATCCAGACGCGCGAATTGCTGCCGCCGGCCTGGCCGCGGCAAGCGCCTGCCGCCACGCGCCGGGGTCGGCAACTCGACGCCGGCATGCGCGCACTGGTGAACGCGGCCGACACGTTCTTCATCGCGACTCACGCGGCCGGGGAGGGCCCCAACGGTGGCAGCGACGTGTCGCATCGCGGCGGGCGGCCAGGCTTCGTCCGCGTGAGCGACGACGGGCGCTCACTGACCTGGCCAGACTTCACCGGCAACTCGTTCTTCAATACGCTGGGGAATCTCCTGGCGCAGCCGCAGGCCGGGCTGGTGGTGCCCGACTTCACGACCGGTGGGCTGCTCCACATCGCAGGCCGTGCCGAGGTCATGTGGGAAGGCCCGCAGGTACGGGCCTTCGCGGGCGCTCAGCGCCTGGTGACGCTGGATGTCGACGAGGCGCTGTTCAGGCCGGCGGTGCTGCCGTGGCGCTGGGACCTGGTGGAGCAGTCGCGAGCGCTGGAGGGTACCGGCACCTGGTAG
- the aceE gene encoding pyruvate dehydrogenase (acetyl-transferring), homodimeric type has product MSAQPDNLFGSAANDADAQETREWIDAFSAVIQTEGRDRGHFLLEQLLEQARQEGIDMPFSATTAYLNTIEPEDEERCPGNLEVEERLRAYMRWNAMAMVVKANRLHPEDGGDLGGHISSFASLATMFGAGFNHFWHAENENHGGDCLYIQGHSSPGIYARAFLEGRISEEQLLNFRQEVEGKGLSSYPHPKLMPEFWQFPTVSMGLGPLMGIYQARFLKYLHARGIANTENRKVWVFCGDGEMDEVESLGAIGVAAREKLDNLIFVINCNLQRLDGPVRGNGKIIQELEGEFRGAGWNVIKLVWGSYWDPLLARDKDGILRKIMMETLDGDYQAMKANDGAFVRKHFFGQHPKALEMVAKMSDEDIWRLQRGGHDPQKVYAAYHKAVNHKGQPTVLLIKTVKGFGMGKAGEGRNIAHQAKKLSDDDIRTFRDRFNIPIPDEKLAEVPFYKPEEHTPEMQYLHERRKALGGYLPKRRVKADEQLKVPDLDAFKSVTDATAEGREISTTQAYVRFLTQLLRDKELGPRVVPILVDEARTFGMEGLFRQIGIYNPEGQKYTPQDRDQVSYYKEDVSGQILQEGINEAGGMSSWIAAATSYSTSNRIMVPFYIYYSMFGLQRVGDLVWAAGDMQARGFLLGGTSGRTTLNGEGLQHEDGHSHILAQTVPNCVSYDPTFAHEVAVIMQHGLKRMVEKQDNVFYYLTLLNENYPMPGLEAGTEEQIIKGMYLCKPGPKLTPRVQLLGSGTILRESLAAQDLLEKDWGVAANVWSCPSFNELARDGQDAERWNLLHPTDTPRVSFVASQLEKHTGPVVASTDYVKAYAEQIRPFIPKGRAYRVLGTDGFGRSDFRSRLREHFEVNRHYIVVASLKALSEEGTVPAAKVAEAIARYGIKTDKINPLFA; this is encoded by the coding sequence ATGTCAGCCCAGCCCGATAACCTGTTCGGATCGGCCGCCAACGACGCCGATGCGCAGGAAACGCGCGAGTGGATCGATGCCTTCTCCGCGGTGATCCAGACCGAGGGCCGCGATCGCGGCCACTTCCTGCTGGAGCAGCTGCTGGAGCAGGCCCGGCAGGAGGGCATCGACATGCCTTTCTCGGCCACCACCGCCTACCTCAACACGATCGAGCCCGAGGACGAGGAGCGCTGCCCCGGCAACCTCGAAGTGGAGGAGCGGCTGCGCGCCTACATGCGCTGGAACGCCATGGCCATGGTGGTCAAGGCCAATCGCCTGCATCCGGAGGACGGGGGCGACCTTGGCGGGCACATCAGCTCGTTTGCGTCGCTCGCCACCATGTTCGGCGCGGGCTTCAACCACTTCTGGCACGCCGAGAACGAGAACCACGGCGGCGACTGCCTCTACATCCAGGGCCACAGCTCGCCCGGCATCTATGCGCGCGCCTTCCTGGAAGGCCGGATCAGCGAGGAGCAACTGCTGAACTTCCGCCAGGAAGTCGAAGGCAAGGGGCTGTCCAGCTACCCGCACCCCAAGCTCATGCCGGAGTTCTGGCAGTTCCCCACGGTGTCGATGGGCCTGGGGCCGCTGATGGGGATCTACCAGGCGCGTTTCCTCAAGTACCTGCACGCGCGTGGCATCGCCAACACCGAGAACCGCAAGGTCTGGGTGTTCTGCGGTGACGGTGAGATGGACGAAGTCGAGTCGCTGGGCGCGATCGGCGTCGCCGCCCGCGAGAAGCTGGACAACCTGATCTTCGTGATCAACTGCAACCTGCAGCGCCTCGACGGCCCGGTGCGCGGCAACGGCAAGATCATCCAGGAGTTGGAAGGCGAGTTCCGCGGCGCCGGTTGGAACGTGATCAAGCTGGTCTGGGGCAGCTACTGGGACCCGCTGCTGGCGCGCGACAAGGACGGCATCCTGCGCAAGATCATGATGGAAACGCTCGACGGCGACTACCAGGCCATGAAGGCCAACGACGGCGCCTTCGTCCGCAAGCATTTCTTCGGGCAGCATCCGAAGGCGCTCGAAATGGTCGCCAAGATGAGCGACGAGGACATCTGGCGCCTGCAGCGCGGTGGCCATGACCCGCAGAAGGTCTATGCGGCCTACCACAAGGCCGTGAACCACAAGGGCCAGCCCACCGTGCTGCTGATCAAGACCGTGAAGGGCTTCGGCATGGGCAAGGCAGGCGAGGGCCGGAACATCGCCCACCAGGCCAAGAAGCTGTCGGACGACGACATCCGCACCTTCCGCGACCGCTTCAACATCCCGATCCCGGACGAGAAGCTGGCGGAGGTGCCGTTCTACAAGCCCGAAGAGCACACGCCCGAGATGCAGTACCTGCACGAGCGGCGCAAGGCCCTCGGCGGCTACCTGCCCAAGCGCCGGGTCAAGGCCGACGAGCAGCTGAAGGTACCGGACCTGGACGCCTTCAAGTCCGTGACGGACGCGACCGCGGAAGGGCGCGAGATCTCCACCACGCAGGCCTACGTGCGCTTCCTCACGCAGCTGCTGCGTGACAAGGAGCTCGGTCCGCGCGTGGTGCCCATCCTGGTGGACGAGGCGCGCACCTTCGGCATGGAAGGCCTGTTCCGCCAGATCGGCATCTACAACCCGGAAGGGCAGAAGTACACGCCGCAGGACCGCGACCAGGTCTCCTACTACAAGGAAGACGTGTCCGGGCAGATCCTGCAGGAAGGCATCAACGAGGCCGGCGGCATGTCCAGCTGGATCGCGGCGGCCACCAGCTACAGCACCAGCAACCGCATCATGGTGCCGTTCTACATCTACTACTCGATGTTCGGGCTGCAGCGCGTGGGCGACCTGGTGTGGGCCGCGGGCGACATGCAGGCGCGCGGTTTCCTGCTCGGCGGCACCTCGGGCCGCACCACGCTGAATGGCGAAGGCCTGCAGCACGAGGACGGCCACAGCCACATCCTGGCGCAGACGGTGCCCAATTGCGTGAGCTACGACCCCACCTTCGCGCACGAGGTGGCGGTGATCATGCAGCACGGCCTCAAGCGCATGGTGGAAAAGCAGGACAACGTCTTCTACTACCTCACGCTGCTCAACGAGAACTATCCGATGCCGGGCCTGGAGGCAGGCACCGAGGAGCAGATCATCAAGGGCATGTACCTGTGCAAGCCCGGCCCGAAGCTCACCCCGCGAGTGCAGCTCCTGGGCAGCGGCACGATCCTGCGCGAATCGCTGGCGGCGCAGGACCTGCTGGAGAAGGACTGGGGCGTCGCGGCCAACGTGTGGAGCTGCCCCAGCTTCAACGAACTGGCGCGCGACGGCCAGGATGCCGAACGCTGGAACCTGCTGCACCCGACCGACACGCCGCGCGTGTCCTTCGTCGCCAGCCAGCTCGAAAAGCACACCGGCCCGGTGGTGGCCTCGACCGATTACGTCAAGGCCTATGCCGAGCAGATCCGGCCGTTCATCCCCAAGGGCCGCGCCTACCGGGTGCTGGGAACGGACGGCTTCGGCCGCAGCGATTTCCGCAGCCGGCTGCGCGAGCACTTCGAGGTGAACCGCCACTACATCGTGGTCGCGTCGCTCAAGGCCCTGAGTGAGGAAGGCACGGTGCCCGCGGCCAAGGTCGCCGAAGCCATCGCCCGGTACGGCATCAAGACGGACAAGATCAACCCCCTGTTCGCCTGA